One genomic window of Trachemys scripta elegans isolate TJP31775 chromosome 15, CAS_Tse_1.0, whole genome shotgun sequence includes the following:
- the HIC2 gene encoding hypermethylated in cancer 2 protein, with protein sequence MELPNHAKQLLLQLNQQRAKGFLCDVIIVVENALFRAHKNILAASSMYFKSLVLHDNLINLDTDMVNPTVFRQILDFIYTGKLLTTDQPGEQNFNALLTAASYLQLHDLAALCRKKLKRNGRSFAGRAGGPSVGRPPRSQRLSTTSVIQTRYSGSTEGTKGSHSKELPKGKVSDDEIFISSSNQENSHSLSRGASKNGGSANGSSGDQELGLDLSKKSPSLPTAASQDDTQHSESQHGSPQSASAPAANSASSFDESAAGAPQSAADSSEPMEMDMNEESHSLVESGQRKSLRHSARKKEWIKKDNAFDRKEGGKGGEEGEGLPNGILVGPLSKSAERNLSNAYGPEQAFQCKEEIENGKEMSDDSGQSECESGGHTSANYVYRQEGFEPVAYGDNLYVCIPCGKGFPSSEQLNAHVETHTEEDLYIKEEGTYGGKEEAEDLSNPNQPYAAESRPFKCSVCEKSYKDPATLRQHEKTHWLTRPFPCNICGKMFTQRGTMTRHMRSHLGLKPFACEECGMRFTRQYRLTEHMRVHSGEKPYECQLCGGKFTQQRNLISHLRMHTSPT encoded by the coding sequence ATGGAACTGCCAAATCATGCCAAACAACTGCTACTGCAGCTGAACCAGCAACGAGCCAAAGGTTTCCTCTGTGATGTGATTATTGTGGTAGAAAATGCCCTGTTTCGTGCCCACAAGAACATCCTGGCAGCCAGCAGCATGTATTTCAAATCCCTCGTCCTGCATGACAACCTGATTAACTTAGACACGGACATGGTGAACCCCACCGTGTTCCGACAGATCTTGGACTTTATTTATACTGGGAAGCTCTTAACGACTGACCAGCCCGGTGAACAGAACTTTAATGCTCTCCTCACCGCAGCAAGCTACCTCCAACTGCACGACCTGGCAGCTCTCTGCAGGAAGAAACTGAAGCGGAATGGGAGGTCTTTCGCTGGCAGGGCCGGCGGCCCCAGTGTTGGGAGACCCCCCAGGAGTCAGAGGCTTTCTACCACTTCAGTCATCCAAACTCGTTATTCAGGGTCAACTGAGGGCACGAAGGGCTCGCACTCAAAAGAGCTGCCAAAGGGAAAGGTCTCTGACGATGAGATCTTCATCAGCAGCTCTAACCAAGAGAACTCTCACTCCTTAAGCCGGGGAGCCAGCAAGAACGGTGGCAGTGCAAATGGAAGCAGCGGCGACCAGGAGCTCGGCCTCGACCTGTCCAAAAAAAGCCCGTCGCTCCCCACGGCAGCCTCCCAGGACGACACGCAGCACAGCGAAAGCCAGCACGGCTCTCCCCAATCTGCCTCAGCCCCCGCAGCCAACAGTGCCTCATCATTCGACGAGTCTGCAGCCGGAGCCCCCCAGAGCGCAGCAGACAGCAGCGAGCCCATGGAGATGGACATGAACGAGGAGAGCCACTCCCTGGTGGAGAGCGGCCAGCGCAAGAGCCTCCGGCACTCGGCGCGCAAGAAGGAGTGGATCAAGAAAGACAATGCTTTTGACCGGAAAGAGGGGGGCAAAGGTGGCGAGGAAGGCGAGGGGCTGCCCAATGGCATCCTGGTGGGTCCCTTGTCCAAGTCGGCTGAGCGGAACCTGAGCAACGCCTATGGCCCGGAGCAGGCGTTCCAGTGCAAAGAGGAGATAGAAAACGGCAAGGAGATGAGCGATGACAGCGGACAAAGCGAGTGTGAGAGCGGGGGGCACACCAGCGCCAACTACGTCTACCGGCAGGAGGGGTTTGAGCCTGTGGCCTACGGTGACAACCTGTATGTCTGCATCCCCTGCGGCAAGGGCTTTCCCAGCTCCGAGCAGCTCAATGCCCACGTGGAGACGCACACCGAGGAAGACCTCTACATCAAGGAGGAAGGCACGTACGGTGGCAAGGAGGAAGCTGAAGATTTGTCCAACCCTAACCAGCCCTACGCTGCAGAATCCCGGCCCTTTAAGTGTTCAGTATGCGAGAAGAGCTACAAGGATCCAGCCACTCTGCGGCAGCATGAGAAGACTCACTGGCTGACACGGCCCTTCCCTTGCAACATCTGCGGCAAGATGTTCACACAGCGGGGCACCATGACACGGCACATGCGCAGCCATTTAGGGCTCAAGCCCTTTGCTTGCGAGGAATGCGGGATGCGCTTTACCCGGCAGTACCGACTGACAGAGCATATGCGTGTCCACTCAGGAGAAAAACCCTACGAATGTCAACTGTGTGGTGGAAAATTCACCCAGCAGCGCAATCTGATCAGCCACCTGCGAATGCATACCTCTCCCACATAA